The proteins below come from a single Gossypium raimondii isolate GPD5lz chromosome 2, ASM2569854v1, whole genome shotgun sequence genomic window:
- the LOC105789265 gene encoding uncharacterized protein LOC105789265 isoform X1, whose product MADFDGETSNKDKRSRESAKDCHELLADLICKILDGDDKYRTTRRWEDKQVIVEEAMGRLRDPHLLQQWLRKLQSGNVENPSFSLSSNNAFPVLSQPTNPVQDLDSLQEEEVPGEAIEDQIEQLISEAKDFRMVARVLNKVWASYVAKQQLTDPVRIQDLVQTDDESFIFHFPLTPNSSRCAKIRINLRGYHEVDPENRHLPDFFGHQYPGEGSSDARANQENVKLSNENISPVQGHADFQNILTNSPAEADHKIESNPERLGQKDTTIEDYSLLRLFDFGKYDMENRHLPDFVGHQYPGEGSSDARANQENMKLSHENTSPAQGHADFQNILTSSLAEADHKIESNPERPGLRDITNTEVMMQNKRSNLEKPRVWKKLEEETKKNKANITKGKRKVEKGEADLKENRLKVVKGEAGLKEKRMKLR is encoded by the exons ATGGCGGATTTCGATGGAGAGACATCAAATAAAGATAAACGCTCTCGGGAAAGCGCAAAG GACTGTCATGAGCTGCTGGCAGACTTGATATGTAAGATATTGGATGGGGATGACAAATATCGAACTACC cGGAGATGGGAAGATAAACAAGTGATAGTAGAGGAAGCTATGGGTCGGCTTCGTGACCCACACCTCTTACAGCAATGGTTGAGAAAATTACAGTCCGGTAATGTCGAAAATCCCAGTTTCAGTCTTAGCTCCAACAATGCATTTCCAGTTTTGAGCCAGCCAACAAATCCAGTTCAGGACTTGGATT CATTGCAAGAGGAGGAGGTGCCGGGAGAGGCTATTGAGGACCAAATAGAGCAATTAATCTCAGAGGCTAAGGATTTTCGCATGGTGGCACGAGTTCTAAACAAAGTTTGGGCTTCTTATGTTGCAAAGCAACAGCTTACAGATCCTGTTAGGATTCAAGATCTTGTGCAAACGGACGATGAATCTTTCATATTCCACTTTCCTCTAACCCCTAACTCTAGCAGATGTGCTAAGATTCGCATCAACCTACGG GGTTATCATGAGGTTGACCCG gaaAACCGTCATCTGCCAG ATTTTTTTGGACATCAATATCCGGGTGAAGGCAGCAGTGATGCCAGAGCAAATCAAGAGAACGTGAAGCTGTCAAATGAGAACATCTCTCCTGTCCAAGG GCATGCAGATTTTCAGAACATCCTTACAAACTCTCCAGCTGAAGCTGACCATAAAATAGAAAGTAACCCAGAGAGGCTCGGGCAAAAAGACACCACAATAGAG GATTATTCGCTACTGCGGCtctttgattttggaaaatatgaTATGGAAAACCGTCATCTGCCAG ATTTTGTTGGACATCAATATCCGGGTGAAGGCAGTAGTGATGCCAGAGCAAATCAAGAGAACATGAAGCTGTCACATGAGAACACCTCTCCTGCCCAAGG gcATGCAGATTTTCAGAACATCCTTACAAGCTCTCTAGCTGAAGCTGACCATAAAATAGAAAGTAACCCAGAGAGGCCCGGGCTAAGAGACATCACAAATACGGAGGTAATGATGCAAAACAAGAGGAGTAACTTGGAGAAGCCTCGTGTATGGAAGAAATTGGAAGAAGAGACCAAGAAGAACAAAGCTAACATTACGAAAGGCAAGCGGAAGGTGGAGAAGGGCGAAgctgatttaaaagaaaacagaCTGAAGGTGGTGAAGGGCGAAGCTGGGTTAAAAGAAAAACGAATGAAGCTGAGGTAG
- the LOC105789265 gene encoding uncharacterized protein LOC105789265 isoform X2, producing MADFDGETSNKDKRSRESAKDCHELLADLICKILDGDDKYRTTRRWEDKQVIVEEAMGRLRDPHLLQQWLRKLQSGNVENPSFSLSSNNAFPVLSQPTNPVQDLDSLQEEEVPGEAIEDQIEQLISEAKDFRMVARVLNKVWASYVAKQQLTDPVRIQDLVQTDDESFIFHFPLTPNSSRCAKIRINLRGYHEVDPENRHLPGSSDARANQENVKLSNENISPVQGHADFQNILTNSPAEADHKIESNPERLGQKDTTIEDYSLLRLFDFGKYDMENRHLPDFVGHQYPGEGSSDARANQENMKLSHENTSPAQGHADFQNILTSSLAEADHKIESNPERPGLRDITNTEVMMQNKRSNLEKPRVWKKLEEETKKNKANITKGKRKVEKGEADLKENRLKVVKGEAGLKEKRMKLR from the exons ATGGCGGATTTCGATGGAGAGACATCAAATAAAGATAAACGCTCTCGGGAAAGCGCAAAG GACTGTCATGAGCTGCTGGCAGACTTGATATGTAAGATATTGGATGGGGATGACAAATATCGAACTACC cGGAGATGGGAAGATAAACAAGTGATAGTAGAGGAAGCTATGGGTCGGCTTCGTGACCCACACCTCTTACAGCAATGGTTGAGAAAATTACAGTCCGGTAATGTCGAAAATCCCAGTTTCAGTCTTAGCTCCAACAATGCATTTCCAGTTTTGAGCCAGCCAACAAATCCAGTTCAGGACTTGGATT CATTGCAAGAGGAGGAGGTGCCGGGAGAGGCTATTGAGGACCAAATAGAGCAATTAATCTCAGAGGCTAAGGATTTTCGCATGGTGGCACGAGTTCTAAACAAAGTTTGGGCTTCTTATGTTGCAAAGCAACAGCTTACAGATCCTGTTAGGATTCAAGATCTTGTGCAAACGGACGATGAATCTTTCATATTCCACTTTCCTCTAACCCCTAACTCTAGCAGATGTGCTAAGATTCGCATCAACCTACGG GGTTATCATGAGGTTGACCCG gaaAACCGTCATCTGCCAG GCAGCAGTGATGCCAGAGCAAATCAAGAGAACGTGAAGCTGTCAAATGAGAACATCTCTCCTGTCCAAGG GCATGCAGATTTTCAGAACATCCTTACAAACTCTCCAGCTGAAGCTGACCATAAAATAGAAAGTAACCCAGAGAGGCTCGGGCAAAAAGACACCACAATAGAG GATTATTCGCTACTGCGGCtctttgattttggaaaatatgaTATGGAAAACCGTCATCTGCCAG ATTTTGTTGGACATCAATATCCGGGTGAAGGCAGTAGTGATGCCAGAGCAAATCAAGAGAACATGAAGCTGTCACATGAGAACACCTCTCCTGCCCAAGG gcATGCAGATTTTCAGAACATCCTTACAAGCTCTCTAGCTGAAGCTGACCATAAAATAGAAAGTAACCCAGAGAGGCCCGGGCTAAGAGACATCACAAATACGGAGGTAATGATGCAAAACAAGAGGAGTAACTTGGAGAAGCCTCGTGTATGGAAGAAATTGGAAGAAGAGACCAAGAAGAACAAAGCTAACATTACGAAAGGCAAGCGGAAGGTGGAGAAGGGCGAAgctgatttaaaagaaaacagaCTGAAGGTGGTGAAGGGCGAAGCTGGGTTAAAAGAAAAACGAATGAAGCTGAGGTAG
- the LOC105789265 gene encoding uncharacterized protein LOC105789265 isoform X3 produces MADFDGETSNKDKRSRESAKDCHELLADLICKILDGDDKYRTTRRWEDKQVIVEEAMGRLRDPHLLQQWLRKLQSALQEEEVPGEAIEDQIEQLISEAKDFRMVARVLNKVWASYVAKQQLTDPVRIQDLVQTDDESFIFHFPLTPNSSRCAKIRINLRGYHEVDPENRHLPDFFGHQYPGEGSSDARANQENVKLSNENISPVQGHADFQNILTNSPAEADHKIESNPERLGQKDTTIEDYSLLRLFDFGKYDMENRHLPDFVGHQYPGEGSSDARANQENMKLSHENTSPAQGHADFQNILTSSLAEADHKIESNPERPGLRDITNTEVMMQNKRSNLEKPRVWKKLEEETKKNKANITKGKRKVEKGEADLKENRLKVVKGEAGLKEKRMKLR; encoded by the exons ATGGCGGATTTCGATGGAGAGACATCAAATAAAGATAAACGCTCTCGGGAAAGCGCAAAG GACTGTCATGAGCTGCTGGCAGACTTGATATGTAAGATATTGGATGGGGATGACAAATATCGAACTACC cGGAGATGGGAAGATAAACAAGTGATAGTAGAGGAAGCTATGGGTCGGCTTCGTGACCCACACCTCTTACAGCAATGGTTGAGAAAATTACAGTCCG CATTGCAAGAGGAGGAGGTGCCGGGAGAGGCTATTGAGGACCAAATAGAGCAATTAATCTCAGAGGCTAAGGATTTTCGCATGGTGGCACGAGTTCTAAACAAAGTTTGGGCTTCTTATGTTGCAAAGCAACAGCTTACAGATCCTGTTAGGATTCAAGATCTTGTGCAAACGGACGATGAATCTTTCATATTCCACTTTCCTCTAACCCCTAACTCTAGCAGATGTGCTAAGATTCGCATCAACCTACGG GGTTATCATGAGGTTGACCCG gaaAACCGTCATCTGCCAG ATTTTTTTGGACATCAATATCCGGGTGAAGGCAGCAGTGATGCCAGAGCAAATCAAGAGAACGTGAAGCTGTCAAATGAGAACATCTCTCCTGTCCAAGG GCATGCAGATTTTCAGAACATCCTTACAAACTCTCCAGCTGAAGCTGACCATAAAATAGAAAGTAACCCAGAGAGGCTCGGGCAAAAAGACACCACAATAGAG GATTATTCGCTACTGCGGCtctttgattttggaaaatatgaTATGGAAAACCGTCATCTGCCAG ATTTTGTTGGACATCAATATCCGGGTGAAGGCAGTAGTGATGCCAGAGCAAATCAAGAGAACATGAAGCTGTCACATGAGAACACCTCTCCTGCCCAAGG gcATGCAGATTTTCAGAACATCCTTACAAGCTCTCTAGCTGAAGCTGACCATAAAATAGAAAGTAACCCAGAGAGGCCCGGGCTAAGAGACATCACAAATACGGAGGTAATGATGCAAAACAAGAGGAGTAACTTGGAGAAGCCTCGTGTATGGAAGAAATTGGAAGAAGAGACCAAGAAGAACAAAGCTAACATTACGAAAGGCAAGCGGAAGGTGGAGAAGGGCGAAgctgatttaaaagaaaacagaCTGAAGGTGGTGAAGGGCGAAGCTGGGTTAAAAGAAAAACGAATGAAGCTGAGGTAG